One window from the genome of Dyadobacter sp. CECT 9275 encodes:
- a CDS encoding metallophosphoesterase family protein: protein MRIVQLSDIHLSSNNIYDLENYYLEALVKDLLAFHQHNSVDLVIFTGDLVDKGGNSLKESPYETFKKVIITPIVSALKITDSQVLMIPGNHDIDRNQIELKSEFYLANTLTRDGANKLVNEMKMSFTEDNNRIKRFKEFEKEFHKNTPNYVYSNSESSVIINTIEGDIGISLVNDSWRCSSDLQRQNHFIGSNQLFNTAKIFSEAKTQLNVAVFHHPLEAINEDEKEEIENILKSKNFSFSLFGHSQRDCKMNSV from the coding sequence ATGAGAATTGTCCAACTTTCCGATATTCATCTCTCCTCAAACAATATTTACGACCTAGAAAATTACTATTTGGAGGCACTGGTAAAGGATTTATTGGCATTTCATCAACACAATTCAGTTGATCTAGTAATTTTTACAGGTGACTTGGTGGATAAAGGTGGCAATTCTCTTAAAGAATCACCATATGAGACTTTCAAAAAAGTAATCATTACACCTATCGTTTCAGCACTAAAAATCACTGATTCACAAGTGCTGATGATTCCCGGAAATCACGACATTGATCGCAATCAAATCGAGCTCAAAAGCGAATTCTATCTGGCTAATACTTTGACCAGAGATGGTGCAAATAAGTTAGTGAATGAAATGAAGATGTCATTCACAGAGGATAACAATCGAATCAAAAGATTCAAAGAATTCGAAAAAGAATTTCATAAAAATACACCAAATTATGTTTACAGCAATTCAGAATCTTCTGTTATCATTAACACCATAGAAGGCGACATCGGAATTTCACTAGTGAACGACTCGTGGAGATGTTCTAGCGATCTACAACGCCAAAATCATTTTATCGGAAGCAATCAGTTATTCAATACTGCTAAGATATTTTCCGAAGCAAAGACTCAACTTAACGTTGCTGTATTTCATCATCCTCTCGAAGCCATTAATGAGGATGAAAAGGAAGAGATTGAAAATATACTAAAATCAAAAAACTTCTCATTTTCACTTTTTGGACATAGCCAAAGAGACTGTAAAATGAACTCTGTCTAA
- a CDS encoding sugar porter family MFS transporter, translated as MKNRKVLVWSVAVALGGFLFGFDTAVISGAEKAIQLVWDLSAVEHGFTVSIALIGTVIGAMLGGIPADKLGRKTTLFWIAVLYLLSSLGSALATDWYVFLFFRFIGGLGVGASSVAAPMYISEISPAGSRGKMVGLFQFNVVFGILIAYFSNYFMQDMGDNAWRWMLGVQAVPSLIFLLAILYVPESPRWLVMKKADVTQAKEILNVIDADTSEETLLAIQNANDEAKGKPSARLFSANYKTPVTLAVLFAVFNQVSGINAIIYYSPRIFEMTGLGAKAAFLSSAGIGFVNFAFTLLAINFIDRFGRRTLMAIGSVGVIVTLGLVARAFFVQDFTGVPVFLFVYIAFFAFSQGAVIWVFISEIFPNEVRANGQALGSFTHWFMAAIIAFSFPIISEYLGGGITFSFFTVMMILQLIFVWRVMPETKGTSLERPEKIMVLH; from the coding sequence ATGAAAAACAGAAAGGTACTGGTATGGTCTGTCGCTGTCGCGCTTGGCGGATTTCTCTTTGGATTCGATACGGCCGTTATCTCGGGCGCGGAAAAAGCCATTCAACTCGTATGGGATCTGTCGGCGGTTGAACACGGCTTCACAGTCTCTATCGCACTGATCGGTACGGTAATCGGTGCAATGCTGGGCGGGATTCCGGCAGACAAACTGGGAAGAAAAACGACCTTGTTCTGGATTGCGGTATTATATCTGCTGTCTTCACTTGGCTCTGCGCTCGCAACGGACTGGTATGTATTCCTATTTTTTCGTTTCATTGGTGGCCTTGGTGTGGGCGCTTCTTCCGTGGCCGCGCCGATGTACATCTCCGAAATTTCGCCAGCCGGGTCAAGAGGAAAAATGGTCGGGTTGTTTCAGTTCAATGTAGTCTTCGGGATCCTGATCGCCTATTTTTCCAATTACTTCATGCAGGATATGGGCGATAATGCCTGGCGCTGGATGCTGGGAGTCCAGGCGGTCCCGTCTCTGATTTTCCTGCTGGCCATCCTTTATGTGCCCGAAAGCCCGCGCTGGCTGGTTATGAAAAAGGCCGATGTAACGCAGGCCAAGGAAATTCTCAACGTCATCGACGCTGATACCAGTGAAGAAACGTTGCTCGCCATCCAGAACGCCAACGATGAAGCCAAAGGAAAGCCATCTGCCCGTTTGTTTTCCGCCAACTATAAAACACCCGTCACGCTGGCGGTTCTGTTTGCGGTCTTCAACCAGGTTTCGGGTATCAACGCCATCATTTATTATAGTCCACGCATTTTTGAAATGACTGGTCTGGGGGCAAAAGCTGCGTTTTTGTCTTCTGCCGGCATCGGTTTTGTCAATTTCGCCTTCACACTACTGGCCATCAATTTCATCGACCGTTTTGGCCGACGTACGCTGATGGCCATTGGCTCCGTAGGTGTCATCGTCACACTCGGATTGGTTGCCAGGGCATTTTTTGTACAGGATTTCACAGGCGTACCCGTTTTTCTTTTCGTTTACATCGCATTTTTTGCATTCTCCCAGGGCGCAGTAATATGGGTTTTTATCTCCGAGATTTTCCCAAACGAAGTGCGTGCCAACGGCCAGGCGCTGGGGAGTTTCACACATTGGTTCATGGCTGCGATCATCGCCTTCTCATTCCCTATCATTTCAGAATACCTCGGTGGCGGAATCACCTTCTCGTTTTTTACCGTGATGATGATTTTGCAACTCATTTTCGTGTGGCGCGTCATGCCCGAAACCAAGGGAACGTCACTGGAACGGCCCGAGAAAATAATGGTGCTCCATTAA
- a CDS encoding carbohydrate kinase family protein yields MKPKITVFGEMLWDMLPSGKQPGGAPMNVAIHLKNFGMNPAFISRVGDDDLGVELMEYLHTKGLDTNFIQTGITHLTGIVKVNLTDKTEVTYKIVQPVAWDYIQATPENKRLVMDSDVFVYGTLSVRSQQSRETLFELLKDAKLKVFDVNIRPPHLERAATEHLMLQADVVKVNEHELHTVCSWFGIQPELETQMKFLYERFNLQLVCVTLGAEGAMVLSHDGFHKQAGYEVEVQDTIGSGDSFLAMFLKEYILGSTIASALKKACAVGALVASHRGATPNISESELDHFLTVNQ; encoded by the coding sequence ATGAAACCTAAAATAACTGTTTTCGGAGAGATGCTTTGGGATATGCTGCCTTCGGGCAAACAACCCGGGGGAGCACCGATGAATGTAGCCATTCACCTCAAAAACTTTGGCATGAATCCCGCCTTCATCAGTCGTGTCGGTGACGACGACCTGGGCGTTGAGTTGATGGAATATCTTCACACAAAGGGTCTTGATACGAATTTCATTCAAACGGGAATCACGCATCTGACCGGAATTGTGAAAGTTAACCTGACCGACAAAACCGAAGTTACTTATAAAATCGTGCAGCCCGTTGCCTGGGACTACATCCAGGCAACCCCTGAAAACAAGCGGCTTGTCATGGATTCCGATGTGTTCGTATATGGCACACTGTCAGTTCGCAGTCAGCAATCCCGGGAGACCCTTTTTGAATTACTGAAAGACGCCAAACTAAAAGTGTTCGACGTGAACATACGTCCTCCGCATTTAGAAAGGGCAGCCACCGAGCATTTGATGCTTCAGGCTGATGTTGTCAAAGTGAATGAGCATGAGCTCCATACGGTTTGCAGCTGGTTTGGCATACAACCCGAACTGGAAACCCAAATGAAGTTTTTATATGAGCGCTTCAATCTTCAACTGGTTTGTGTAACCCTCGGCGCCGAGGGAGCTATGGTTCTTTCCCATGACGGTTTCCATAAACAAGCAGGATATGAGGTTGAGGTGCAGGACACCATCGGGAGCGGAGACTCATTCCTGGCGATGTTTCTGAAAGAATATATTTTGGGCTCCACCATCGCTTCCGCACTCAAAAAAGCATGTGCAGTTGGTGCACTGGTCGCCTCTCACCGGGGCGCAACGCCCAACATTTCCGAATCAGAACTCGATCATTTTCTTACCGTTAACCAATAA
- a CDS encoding nuclear transport factor 2 family protein has translation MGNKEVLQAANAAVMAGDNEGFLVYCTDNVVWHFVGEQTLAGKEAVRQYMVETYLEPPRFQVDTLVAEGDYVTAIGTIDLKDQDGMLAHYAYCDVWRFEDGRMAELTAFVIKVA, from the coding sequence ATGGGAAACAAGGAAGTATTGCAGGCTGCCAATGCGGCGGTGATGGCGGGGGACAACGAAGGGTTTCTGGTGTATTGTACCGATAACGTTGTATGGCATTTTGTCGGGGAACAAACGCTCGCGGGAAAAGAGGCTGTCCGGCAGTACATGGTCGAAACCTACCTGGAACCGCCCCGGTTTCAGGTAGATACGCTGGTGGCAGAAGGCGATTATGTCACCGCCATCGGCACGATCGATTTGAAGGATCAGGACGGAATGCTGGCCCATTATGCGTATTGCGACGTTTGGCGGTTTGAGGATGGCCGCATGGCCGAATTGACGGCGTTTGTTATCAAAGTTGCCTAG
- a CDS encoding SusC/RagA family TonB-linked outer membrane protein → MNKRLLLMAFAILTSIQLVWAQSKVSVSGTVKATDGEILPGVSILEKGTTNGAVSDATGKYAISVSSSATLVFSYVGMVAKEMPVGNQSIVDVTLEYDQKSLNEVVVVGYTSSKKEDLTGAIAIVDMAPLKNISSGNPMQALQGRVPGLYIEKTGSPNGANSRILIRGANTLGNTDPLYIIDGVPTKRPEVFQGLNPNSIESVQVLKDASASSIYGSRASNGVIIVTTKNGSNANGKITIDFNTSLSAQSEKYARFKMLNAVDRGRALWQASVNDGVNPEDGYGALYKFDWNKNFTNPVLNSVSVQPLVGGNANMPAGNTNWQKELYKTGIVTNNELTISGGNKTSSLQINLGYYKNTGMLRYTNYDKLSGRINALTSAFDGKLKIGANMQMASSNERLASTDIGGAATTGLAVTMAPTIPVYAKDGTWGGGIGSGYSDRNNPLHMQEINKWDNTHRVTLFGNVFAEIEPVKNLFLRTSLGMDNASYYFKNIEQSFEEGSFGRSNNSLTIDQNRYLSATWSNTVRYNFEVGQHHFKLLGGVEAIKNDLNFETARKEGFAQQTKDYFVLNAGTGNSNITGTGSGSRLLSQFARVDYGFSDRYLAALTIRRDGSSRFGKENAYGIFPAASVGWRIDKEAFMQNFKSVSSLKLRAGVGRVGNQEIGDLARFGLYDTRYGTRRSQFPDGHNSFFDQFYNIGTAYDLNGANTGNLPSGIVSIQGANPNLKWETTDEANFGVDFGLFNGSIQGSLDYFTRKTSDILITPPIASAVGEGQLKVVNGAQKSNNGFEFSVGYYAKPKGDFTYNVMAGVSRFRDKITVLPEEVRAAYPGNVTQSILGHSQFDLFGYKTAGLFQSKQEVDAAPTQVGAGPGRIRYVDSNGDGKIDDLDRVFFGTTLPAFEYNVKIEAFYKNFDLSIFGSGVAGRSGFDAYTFYNNFVRGRENAGPGVFNAWTPQNTGSRIPALSLSDANNETRASDYFNVNTSYFKLRNVQLGYAIDSKAIEKIRLQRLRVYVMAENLFLIKSRQFAGPDPERVDVNAIPIPRTFTVGLNVSF, encoded by the coding sequence ATGAACAAAAGATTACTATTGATGGCGTTTGCCATCCTGACCAGTATACAGCTGGTATGGGCGCAAAGCAAAGTTTCGGTTTCCGGAACTGTAAAAGCGACGGACGGAGAAATCCTCCCGGGCGTGAGTATCCTGGAAAAGGGAACAACCAACGGAGCAGTGAGTGATGCCACGGGCAAATATGCGATTTCGGTAAGTTCATCTGCTACACTGGTGTTTTCCTATGTGGGTATGGTCGCCAAAGAAATGCCTGTCGGGAATCAATCCATTGTGGATGTCACGCTGGAATACGACCAGAAAAGTTTGAATGAAGTAGTTGTTGTAGGTTATACCAGCTCGAAAAAGGAAGATTTAACCGGGGCGATCGCGATTGTGGATATGGCACCGCTTAAAAATATCAGTTCCGGTAACCCTATGCAGGCACTTCAGGGCCGTGTTCCGGGGCTGTACATTGAAAAAACAGGCTCTCCGAATGGTGCCAATTCGCGCATCCTGATCCGGGGAGCAAATACACTGGGCAACACAGATCCGTTGTATATCATTGACGGTGTTCCGACCAAACGCCCAGAGGTTTTCCAGGGATTGAACCCCAATTCCATTGAATCCGTGCAGGTGCTGAAAGACGCTTCGGCCTCATCGATTTATGGTTCAAGAGCTTCCAATGGTGTCATTATCGTAACTACCAAAAACGGTTCCAATGCCAATGGAAAGATCACCATTGACTTCAACACGAGCCTGTCGGCGCAATCTGAAAAGTATGCACGATTCAAGATGCTCAATGCTGTTGACCGCGGTCGTGCGCTTTGGCAGGCTTCCGTAAACGATGGCGTAAATCCGGAGGATGGCTACGGTGCGCTATACAAGTTTGACTGGAATAAAAACTTTACTAATCCTGTGCTGAACAGTGTTTCGGTACAGCCTCTTGTTGGTGGAAATGCCAACATGCCCGCCGGCAATACCAACTGGCAAAAGGAACTGTATAAAACCGGGATCGTCACCAACAACGAACTCACGATTTCGGGAGGTAATAAAACCTCTTCGCTGCAGATTAACCTGGGTTATTACAAAAATACGGGCATGCTCAGATACACCAATTACGACAAGCTGAGCGGGCGTATCAATGCACTCACGAGCGCTTTCGACGGAAAGCTTAAAATTGGCGCCAATATGCAGATGGCCTCATCCAATGAAAGGCTGGCGTCCACAGACATTGGCGGCGCCGCTACCACAGGCCTTGCGGTTACTATGGCTCCCACCATTCCGGTTTATGCAAAAGACGGCACCTGGGGCGGCGGGATCGGCTCGGGCTATTCGGATAGAAACAACCCGTTGCACATGCAGGAAATAAATAAATGGGACAATACGCACCGTGTTACACTGTTTGGTAACGTCTTTGCTGAAATTGAACCAGTTAAAAATCTGTTTCTGCGCACAAGTCTGGGGATGGACAATGCAAGTTATTATTTCAAAAATATAGAGCAGTCTTTTGAAGAAGGCTCATTCGGTCGCTCTAACAACAGCCTGACCATAGACCAGAATCGCTATTTAAGCGCAACGTGGTCTAACACGGTCCGGTACAATTTCGAAGTCGGCCAACACCATTTCAAGCTGTTGGGTGGGGTTGAAGCAATCAAAAATGACCTGAATTTTGAAACAGCACGAAAAGAAGGATTTGCGCAGCAGACAAAAGATTACTTTGTATTGAATGCAGGAACCGGAAATTCCAATATTACCGGAACGGGCTCGGGAAGCAGATTGCTTTCACAATTTGCGAGGGTCGACTACGGTTTCTCAGACAGGTACCTGGCCGCCCTGACGATCCGGCGGGATGGTTCCTCGCGCTTCGGAAAAGAAAATGCCTATGGAATATTCCCGGCGGCATCGGTTGGCTGGCGCATAGACAAGGAAGCCTTTATGCAAAACTTCAAATCGGTGAGCAGCCTCAAACTGCGTGCGGGTGTGGGCCGTGTGGGTAACCAGGAAATCGGGGACCTTGCACGATTTGGCCTGTATGATACGCGCTATGGTACCCGCCGCTCTCAGTTTCCCGACGGGCACAACAGTTTCTTCGATCAGTTTTACAACATCGGCACGGCCTACGATCTGAATGGTGCAAATACGGGTAATCTCCCCTCGGGCATTGTGTCGATACAGGGAGCTAATCCGAACCTGAAATGGGAAACGACTGATGAAGCGAATTTTGGTGTTGATTTCGGCCTTTTTAACGGAAGCATTCAAGGATCGCTGGATTATTTCACCCGGAAAACCAGTGATATATTGATTACGCCGCCCATCGCATCCGCTGTGGGCGAGGGACAGTTGAAAGTGGTAAACGGCGCGCAAAAATCCAATAATGGTTTCGAATTTTCGGTCGGATATTATGCAAAACCCAAAGGTGACTTTACTTACAATGTGATGGCCGGTGTGAGCAGATTCCGTGACAAAATCACGGTTTTACCCGAGGAGGTACGGGCTGCATATCCCGGAAATGTAACACAGAGTATTCTGGGTCACTCGCAGTTTGACCTGTTTGGTTACAAAACCGCCGGACTTTTCCAGAGTAAACAGGAAGTTGACGCCGCTCCGACGCAGGTGGGTGCAGGACCCGGCCGCATCCGTTATGTAGACAGCAACGGAGATGGTAAAATCGACGACCTTGACCGCGTATTTTTTGGAACGACATTGCCAGCTTTCGAATACAATGTAAAAATCGAGGCATTTTACAAAAACTTTGACCTTTCCATATTTGGCTCAGGCGTTGCCGGCAGATCCGGTTTCGATGCTTACACCTTTTACAACAATTTTGTAAGAGGCCGTGAAAACGCAGGGCCTGGTGTATTTAATGCCTGGACGCCACAAAACACAGGTTCCAGAATTCCGGCTTTGTCTCTTTCTGATGCAAACAATGAAACCCGTGCTTCCGATTATTTTAACGTGAACACATCTTATTTCAAATTAAGAAACGTGCAGCTGGGTTACGCAATTGATTCAAAAGCTATTGAGAAGATTAGGCTGCAAAGATTGCGTGTGTACGTGATGGCGGAAAATCTGTTCCTGATCAAATCCAGACAGTTTGCCGGTCCGGATCCTGAACGTGTGGATGTTAATGCAATTCCGATTCCCAGGACATTTACGGTTGGTTTAAATGTTTCATTTTAA
- a CDS encoding IS256 family transposase encodes MEKTEFEQMRDKALEQLMKGQSLTGKDGVFAPLLQQFLESALESEMNAHLSEQERESGNKRNGKGSKRLKTMSGEITLTTPEDRKSSFSPQIVKKRETVLADNLAPQIIGLYSKGMSFRDISDHIQQMYDVEISHATLSEITERVIPQVKEWQSRPLESLYTIVWLDAMHYKVRDGGRVVTRAVYNVLGVNRHGYKDLIGMYVSESEGANFWLSVLTDLKSRGVKDILIACTDNLTGFSEAILASFPESEIQSCIIHQIRNSLKYVASKDQKTFMQDLKTVYQAPTKDKAELELDKLNDKWGPKYPVVIKSWQNNWHKLSTYFAYDEQIRRLIYTTNAVEGFHRQVRKITKTKGAFPNDMALLKLIYLAVENISRKWTSPLQNWALTAQQLHIKFGDRMRMDL; translated from the coding sequence ATGGAAAAGACAGAATTCGAACAGATGCGCGACAAGGCGCTGGAACAGTTGATGAAAGGACAATCGTTGACTGGTAAAGACGGGGTCTTCGCTCCGCTACTTCAACAATTTTTGGAAAGTGCTCTTGAGTCAGAAATGAATGCTCATCTCAGTGAGCAGGAGCGGGAATCCGGTAACAAACGCAATGGCAAAGGCAGCAAACGCTTAAAGACTATGTCTGGTGAAATTACTCTGACTACGCCAGAAGACCGAAAGAGCAGCTTTTCCCCACAAATTGTCAAGAAACGCGAAACGGTCCTGGCTGATAACCTCGCTCCTCAAATTATTGGATTATACAGTAAGGGCATGAGTTTTCGCGATATATCTGATCACATTCAACAGATGTATGACGTTGAAATATCTCATGCAACACTCTCCGAAATCACAGAAAGAGTAATTCCGCAAGTCAAGGAATGGCAAAGTAGGCCACTAGAAAGCCTTTACACCATTGTTTGGTTGGATGCTATGCATTATAAGGTGCGAGATGGAGGCCGGGTCGTGACACGGGCTGTCTACAATGTGCTTGGTGTGAATCGACATGGCTATAAAGACTTGATTGGCATGTATGTCTCAGAAAGCGAGGGCGCTAACTTCTGGCTTTCAGTACTTACAGATCTGAAATCCAGGGGAGTGAAAGATATTTTGATAGCTTGTACCGATAATCTTACTGGCTTTTCCGAGGCAATATTGGCGTCATTCCCGGAATCGGAAATTCAAAGTTGCATCATTCATCAGATCAGAAATTCGCTTAAATACGTCGCTTCTAAGGATCAAAAAACTTTCATGCAAGACCTAAAAACGGTCTACCAGGCGCCCACGAAAGATAAAGCAGAGTTAGAGCTGGATAAACTCAACGATAAATGGGGCCCCAAATATCCGGTTGTGATCAAATCTTGGCAGAATAATTGGCATAAACTGTCAACCTATTTTGCTTATGATGAGCAAATTAGAAGACTTATTTACACGACCAATGCCGTAGAAGGCTTTCATAGGCAAGTCAGAAAAATTACAAAAACAAAAGGTGCCTTCCCTAATGATATGGCCCTGTTAAAATTGATCTATCTGGCGGTTGAGAATATAAGTCGGAAGTGGACCTCCCCTTTACAAAATTGGGCACTTACCGCCCAACAATTGCATATCAAATTTGGCGACAGAATGCGGATGGACCTTTAA
- a CDS encoding substrate-binding domain-containing protein, whose translation MKYLKLIGLFCLILTACSKKQPKQYTIGFSQCTGADNWRKTMQESMYRELSFNPEINFIMKDARGQSGTQIKQIEELINQNIDLLIVSPNEAKPITPVVEKAYQNGIPVIILDRRTSSDQYTAYVGADNVEVGQIAGAYTNTLLKGSGKVIEISEKPGSSADMDRHRGFSETIGHFPGIELIAKLDGDWDKYSFEAPLTKLLKAHTDIDVIFCQNDRRALKAFGVCKNLGLEKKIRLIGVDGLTGPDGGIDLVDKDVLNATILYPTGGEEAIRTAIAILQKQPFRRENKLQITMIDATNVRIMKLQSDKLVAQQQDIERRQEKIEEQRAITENQSIVIWTVSVTLALALIFGAISFYSLRENRKINKRLEVQNHEISDQKNQIEELAQRADIENEAKLKFFTNISHEFRTPLTLILAPVEDVLASDKIRDPLVKQELSLIRKNTLRLLRLVSQLMDFRKLGSHRMQVRAGEHDLVAFVKEIMVAFERIASKHKIDFQLITSETEMTVWFDVNMLDKVIFNLLSNAFKFTPDKGRVYLYIKRNSQDQVQIVVEDNGIGMTESELAHVFEVFYQGDNSYKTLGTGLGLALSKELIALHNGTISVRSQPNKETAFTIALPLGKSHFLEEQLRHDQVEDFSMDQKLELNIENTLPDITEAQSVSNGELSVLIIEDNSDLVQLLKQKLRTHYQTFVANDGEDGLRMAFEHIPDLIVCDVMLPKKDGLSVTSILKTDFRTSHIPVVLLTARTTTEQQIEGIRAGVDAYITKPFNLQYVQEMIKTLLRNRAILREHYTSELPIENSSAANPNKLDKKFITLFTAYIEEHYDNAELGVEDIAKDLGMSRVQLYRKVKALLGMSVNEYVQQVRLNKAKFLLRRDDLTVADIAYKVGFSSPTYFSTAFKGKYNQTPMEYKKS comes from the coding sequence TTGAAATACTTAAAACTAATTGGTCTATTCTGTCTCATTCTGACAGCCTGCTCTAAAAAGCAGCCTAAACAGTACACCATCGGTTTCTCGCAGTGTACCGGAGCGGATAACTGGCGAAAAACGATGCAGGAAAGTATGTACCGGGAATTGTCTTTCAATCCCGAGATCAATTTCATTATGAAGGACGCCCGCGGGCAAAGCGGCACGCAGATTAAACAAATCGAAGAACTCATCAACCAAAATATCGATCTTCTGATCGTATCGCCAAACGAGGCAAAACCGATCACGCCAGTGGTTGAAAAAGCATATCAGAATGGTATCCCTGTGATTATCTTGGATCGCAGGACCAGTTCCGATCAGTACACTGCCTACGTCGGAGCGGATAACGTGGAAGTGGGACAGATAGCGGGGGCCTATACCAACACGCTCCTGAAGGGCAGCGGAAAGGTGATTGAAATCAGTGAAAAGCCTGGCTCCTCTGCTGATATGGATCGCCACCGTGGATTTTCAGAAACCATCGGCCACTTTCCCGGCATCGAGCTCATCGCAAAACTCGACGGCGATTGGGACAAGTACTCATTCGAGGCCCCTCTCACCAAACTATTGAAAGCACATACAGATATTGACGTCATATTTTGCCAGAATGACCGCCGCGCTTTAAAAGCCTTTGGCGTTTGCAAAAATCTGGGACTCGAAAAAAAGATCAGGTTGATTGGGGTCGACGGGCTTACCGGACCCGATGGCGGTATAGATCTGGTAGACAAAGATGTGCTGAACGCCACCATTCTTTACCCAACCGGCGGAGAAGAAGCGATTCGTACCGCCATTGCCATTCTTCAGAAACAACCTTTTAGAAGAGAAAACAAACTTCAGATCACCATGATTGACGCTACCAATGTGCGGATCATGAAGTTACAGAGCGACAAACTGGTAGCGCAACAGCAGGATATCGAACGCCGTCAGGAGAAAATCGAGGAACAACGCGCGATCACTGAAAATCAAAGCATCGTGATCTGGACTGTTTCCGTGACCCTTGCCCTGGCCCTGATTTTTGGGGCCATCTCATTTTATTCCCTGCGTGAAAACAGAAAGATCAACAAGCGTCTTGAGGTACAGAACCACGAAATATCGGACCAAAAAAACCAGATTGAAGAGCTGGCCCAGCGTGCCGATATTGAAAATGAAGCAAAGCTTAAATTTTTCACCAATATTTCTCATGAGTTCCGTACCCCGCTCACACTGATCCTGGCGCCGGTTGAGGACGTTCTGGCCAGTGACAAAATCAGGGACCCTTTGGTCAAACAGGAATTGTCCCTGATCAGAAAAAATACACTAAGGCTTTTGAGGCTCGTCAGCCAGCTGATGGACTTCAGAAAACTTGGCAGTCACCGTATGCAGGTAAGAGCGGGGGAACACGACCTGGTCGCGTTTGTGAAAGAGATTATGGTGGCTTTTGAAAGGATTGCATCAAAACACAAAATTGATTTTCAGCTCATCACTTCCGAGACGGAAATGACCGTCTGGTTTGATGTCAACATGCTGGATAAAGTCATTTTCAATTTGCTTTCAAATGCATTTAAATTCACTCCGGACAAGGGACGGGTTTACCTTTATATAAAAAGAAATTCGCAGGATCAGGTACAGATCGTGGTGGAAGACAACGGCATCGGCATGACGGAATCCGAACTTGCACATGTTTTCGAGGTATTCTATCAGGGAGATAACAGCTATAAAACACTCGGAACGGGGTTAGGCCTGGCACTTTCCAAAGAGTTGATTGCGCTACACAACGGAACCATTTCGGTTCGGAGCCAGCCCAACAAGGAAACTGCATTCACCATCGCGTTACCGCTGGGCAAGAGTCATTTTCTGGAAGAACAGCTCCGTCATGACCAAGTCGAAGATTTTTCGATGGATCAAAAGCTCGAGCTTAACATAGAAAATACACTTCCGGACATCACAGAAGCACAGAGCGTTTCAAATGGCGAACTGTCTGTGCTGATCATTGAAGATAATTCAGACCTTGTACAGCTACTGAAACAAAAGCTCCGGACCCATTACCAGACCTTTGTAGCCAACGACGGTGAAGATGGATTGCGGATGGCATTTGAACATATTCCGGACCTGATCGTATGCGACGTGATGTTACCCAAAAAGGATGGATTGAGTGTTACCTCCATACTCAAAACGGATTTCAGAACTTCGCATATTCCTGTCGTTTTGCTTACTGCCAGAACCACCACAGAGCAGCAAATTGAGGGCATCCGGGCAGGTGTAGACGCCTATATCACCAAGCCATTCAACCTGCAGTATGTCCAGGAAATGATCAAAACGCTGCTCAGAAACCGCGCCATACTGCGGGAACATTATACCAGTGAACTCCCCATTGAAAACTCGTCAGCAGCAAATCCGAACAAACTGGACAAGAAATTTATCACGTTGTTTACGGCATACATTGAAGAACATTACGACAACGCCGAACTGGGTGTAGAAGACATCGCCAAAGATCTGGGGATGTCGCGGGTGCAATTATACAGGAAAGTCAAAGCCCTGCTGGGTATGAGTGTGAATGAATATGTCCAGCAGGTTCGGCTCAATAAAGCCAAATTCCTCTTACGACGGGATGACCTGACGGTTGCGGATATTGCCTACAAAGTCGGTTTTTCCTCTCCTACCTATTTTTCCACAGCCTTCAAGGGGAAATATAACCAAACGCCGATGGAATATAAAAAATCATAA